In Ovis aries strain OAR_USU_Benz2616 breed Rambouillet chromosome 14, ARS-UI_Ramb_v3.0, whole genome shotgun sequence, a single genomic region encodes these proteins:
- the KCNC3 gene encoding potassium voltage-gated channel subfamily C member 3 isoform X1, whose product MLSSVCVSSFRGRQGASKQQPAPPPQPSESPPPLPSPQPPLPLLQQQQSAQPGPAASPAGPPAPRGPGGRRAEPCPGLPAAAMGRHGGGGGDSGKIVINVGGVRHETYRSTLRTLPGTRLAGLTEPEAAARFDYDPGADEFFFDRHPGVFAYVLNYYRTGKLHCPADVCGPLFEEELGFWGIDETDVEACCWMTYRQHRDAEEALDSFEAPDPSGAANAANATGAHDAGLDDEAGAGGGGLDGAGGELKRLCFQDAGGGAGGPPGGAGGAGGTWWRRWQPRVWALFEDPYSSRAARYVAFASLFFILISITTFCLETHEGFIHISNKTVTQASPIPGAPPENVTNVEVETEPFLTYVEGVCVVWFTFEFLMRITFCPDKVEFLKSSLNIIDCVAILPFYLEVGLSGLSSKAAKDVLGFLRVVRFVRILRIFKLTRHFVGLRVLGHTLRASTNEFLLLIIFLALGVLIFATMIYYAERIGADPNDILGSNHTYFKNIPIGFWWAVVTMTTLGYGDMYPKTWSGMLVGALCALAGVLTIAMPVPVIVNNFGMYYSLAMAKQKLPKKKNKHIPRPPQPGSPNYCKPDPPPPPPLPPHHGSGGISPPPPITPPSMGVTVAGAYPPGPHTHPGLLRGGAGGLGIMGLPPLPAPGEPCPLAQEEVVEINRADPRPNGDPAAAALAHEDCPAIDQPAMSPEDKSPITPGSRGRYGRDRACFLLTDYAPSPDGSIRKGYEKSRSLSSIAGLSGVSLRLAPLATPPGSPRAARRAPPTLPSIL is encoded by the exons ATGCTGAGCTCAGTCTGCGTCTCGTCCTTCCGCGGGCGCCAGGGGGCTAGCAAACAGCAGCCGGCGCCGCCGCCGCAGCCGTCCGAGTCCCCGCCACCGCTACCCTCGCCGCAACCGCCACTGCCgctgctgcagcagcagcaatctgcGCAGCCCGGTCCCGCCGCGTCCCCGGCGGGCCCCCCGGCACCCCGCGGGCCCGGGGGCAGGCGCGCCGAGCCATGCCCCGGGCTGCCGGCGGCGGCCATGGGGCGGcacggcggcggcggtggcgacAGTGGCAAGATCGTGATCAACGTGGGCGGCGTGCGCCATGAGACGTACCGCTCGACGCTGCGCACCCTGCCGGGGACGCGGCTGGCCGGCCTGACAGAGCCCGAGGCGGCGGCGCGTTTCGACTACGACCCGGGCGCCGATGAGTTCTTCTTTGACCGGCATCCGGGTGTCTTCGCCTACGTGCTCAACTACTACCGGACGGGCAAGCTGCACTGCCCGGCCGACGTGTGCGGGCCGCTCTTCGAGGAGGAGCTCGGCTTTTGGGGCATCGACGAGACCGACGTGGAGGCCTGCTGCTGGATGACCTACCGGCAGCACCGGGACGCCGAGGAAGCGCTCGACTCCTTCGAAGCACCCGACCCTTCGGGCGCCGCCAACGCTGCCAACGCCACGGGCGCCCACGACGCGGGTCTGGACGACGAggcgggcgcgggcggcggcggcctGGACGGCGCCGGCGGCGAGCTCAAGCGCCTCTGCTTCCAGGACGCGGGCGGCGGTGCCGGGGGCCCGCCAGGGGGCGCGGGCGGCGCGGGCGGCACGTGGTGGCGCCGCTGGCAGCCCCGGGTGTGGGCGCTCTTCGAGGACCCCTACTCGTCGCGGGCCGCCAGG TATGTGGCCTTCGCCTCCCTCTTCTTCATCCTCATCTCCATCACCACCTTCTGCCTGGAGACCCACGAGGGCTTCATCCACATCAGTAACAAGACAGTGACGCAAGCCTCCCCGATCCCTGGGGCTCCGCCGGAGAATGTCACCAATGTGGAGGTGGAGACGGAGCCCTTCCTGACCTATGTGGAGGGCGTGTGCGTGGTCTGGTTCACCTTTGAGTTTCTCATGCGCATCACCTTCTGCCCAGACAAGGTGGAATTTCTCAAGAGCAGCCTCAACATCATTGACTGTGTGGCCATCCTGCCCTTCTATCTGGAGGTGGGGCTCTCAGGCCTCAGCTCCAAGGCCGCCAAAGATGTGTTGGGCTTCCTGCGGGTCGTCCGCTTCGTCCGGATCCTGCGGATCTTCAAGCTCACGCGGCACTTCGTGGGGCTGCGCGTGCTCGGCCACACGCTCCGCGCCAGCACCAACGAGTTCCTGCTGCTCATCATTTTCCTGGCCCTGGGTGTGCTCATTTTCGCCACCATGATCTACTATGCCGAGCGCATTGGCGCCGACCCCAATGACATCCTGGGTTCCAACCACACCTACTTCAAGAATATCCCCATCGGCTTCTGGTGGGCCGTGGTCACCATGACAACCCTGGGCTACGGAGACATGTACCCCAAGACGTGGTCGGGGATGCTGGTCGGGGCGCTGTGTGCCCTGGCCGGGGTGCTCACCATCGCCATGCCGGTGCCCGTCATTGTGAACAACTTTGGCATGTACTATTCGCTGGCCATGGCCAAACAGAAGCTGCCCAAGAAGAAGAACAAACACATTCCCCGGCCCCCGCAGCCTGGCTCGCCCAACTATTGCAAGCCCGacccgcccccaccaccccccctccctcctcaccatGGCAGCGGCGGcatcagccccccaccccccatcacccCGCCCTCCATGGGGGTGACTGTGGCCGGGGCTTACCCGCCGGGCCCCCACACGCACCCCGGGCTGCTCAGGGGGGGAGCGGGGGGGCTCGGAATCATGGGGCTGcctcctctgccagcccctgGGGAGCCCTGCCCGTTGGCTCAGGAGGAAGTGGTTGAGATCAACCGGGCAG ATCCCCGCCCCAACGGGGACCCTGCAGCTGCTGCGCTTGCACATGAGGACTGCCCAGCCATTGACCAACCCGCCATGTCCCCGGAAGACAAGAGTCCCATCACCCCTGGGAGCCGGGGCCGCTACGGCCGGGACCGAGCCTGCTTCCTCCTCACCGACTACGCCCCATCCCCTGATGGCTCCATCCGGAAAG gttACGAGAAATCCCGCAGCCTGAGCAGCATCGCGGGCCTGAGCGGGGTGTCCCTGCGCCTCGCCCCCCTTGCCACTCCCCCCGGCTCCCCCAGGGCCGCCCGCCGcgctcccccaaccctgccctcCATCCTCTAG
- the KCNC3 gene encoding potassium voltage-gated channel subfamily C member 3 isoform X4 translates to MLSSVCVSSFRGRQGASKQQPAPPPQPSESPPPLPSPQPPLPLLQQQQSAQPGPAASPAGPPAPRGPGGRRAEPCPGLPAAAMGRHGGGGGDSGKIVINVGGVRHETYRSTLRTLPGTRLAGLTEPEAAARFDYDPGADEFFFDRHPGVFAYVLNYYRTGKLHCPADVCGPLFEEELGFWGIDETDVEACCWMTYRQHRDAEEALDSFEAPDPSGAANAANATGAHDAGLDDEAGAGGGGLDGAGGELKRLCFQDAGGGAGGPPGGAGGAGGTWWRRWQPRVWALFEDPYSSRAARYVAFASLFFILISITTFCLETHEGFIHISNKTVTQASPIPGAPPENVTNVEVETEPFLTYVEGVCVVWFTFEFLMRITFCPDKVEFLKSSLNIIDCVAILPFYLEVGLSGLSSKAAKDVLGFLRVVRFVRILRIFKLTRHFVGLRVLGHTLRASTNEFLLLIIFLALGVLIFATMIYYAERIGADPNDILGSNHTYFKNIPIGFWWAVVTMTTLGYGDMYPKTWSGMLVGALCALAGVLTIAMPVPVIVNNFGMYYSLAMAKQKLPKKKNKHIPRPPQPGSPNYCKPDPPPPPPLPPHHGSGGISPPPPITPPSMGVTVAGAYPPGPHTHPGLLRGGAGGLGIMGLPPLPAPGEPCPLAQEEVVEINRADPRPNGDPAAAALAHEDCPAIDQPAMSPEDKSPITPGSRGRYGRDRACFLLTDYAPSPDGSIRKALVTA, encoded by the exons ATGCTGAGCTCAGTCTGCGTCTCGTCCTTCCGCGGGCGCCAGGGGGCTAGCAAACAGCAGCCGGCGCCGCCGCCGCAGCCGTCCGAGTCCCCGCCACCGCTACCCTCGCCGCAACCGCCACTGCCgctgctgcagcagcagcaatctgcGCAGCCCGGTCCCGCCGCGTCCCCGGCGGGCCCCCCGGCACCCCGCGGGCCCGGGGGCAGGCGCGCCGAGCCATGCCCCGGGCTGCCGGCGGCGGCCATGGGGCGGcacggcggcggcggtggcgacAGTGGCAAGATCGTGATCAACGTGGGCGGCGTGCGCCATGAGACGTACCGCTCGACGCTGCGCACCCTGCCGGGGACGCGGCTGGCCGGCCTGACAGAGCCCGAGGCGGCGGCGCGTTTCGACTACGACCCGGGCGCCGATGAGTTCTTCTTTGACCGGCATCCGGGTGTCTTCGCCTACGTGCTCAACTACTACCGGACGGGCAAGCTGCACTGCCCGGCCGACGTGTGCGGGCCGCTCTTCGAGGAGGAGCTCGGCTTTTGGGGCATCGACGAGACCGACGTGGAGGCCTGCTGCTGGATGACCTACCGGCAGCACCGGGACGCCGAGGAAGCGCTCGACTCCTTCGAAGCACCCGACCCTTCGGGCGCCGCCAACGCTGCCAACGCCACGGGCGCCCACGACGCGGGTCTGGACGACGAggcgggcgcgggcggcggcggcctGGACGGCGCCGGCGGCGAGCTCAAGCGCCTCTGCTTCCAGGACGCGGGCGGCGGTGCCGGGGGCCCGCCAGGGGGCGCGGGCGGCGCGGGCGGCACGTGGTGGCGCCGCTGGCAGCCCCGGGTGTGGGCGCTCTTCGAGGACCCCTACTCGTCGCGGGCCGCCAGG TATGTGGCCTTCGCCTCCCTCTTCTTCATCCTCATCTCCATCACCACCTTCTGCCTGGAGACCCACGAGGGCTTCATCCACATCAGTAACAAGACAGTGACGCAAGCCTCCCCGATCCCTGGGGCTCCGCCGGAGAATGTCACCAATGTGGAGGTGGAGACGGAGCCCTTCCTGACCTATGTGGAGGGCGTGTGCGTGGTCTGGTTCACCTTTGAGTTTCTCATGCGCATCACCTTCTGCCCAGACAAGGTGGAATTTCTCAAGAGCAGCCTCAACATCATTGACTGTGTGGCCATCCTGCCCTTCTATCTGGAGGTGGGGCTCTCAGGCCTCAGCTCCAAGGCCGCCAAAGATGTGTTGGGCTTCCTGCGGGTCGTCCGCTTCGTCCGGATCCTGCGGATCTTCAAGCTCACGCGGCACTTCGTGGGGCTGCGCGTGCTCGGCCACACGCTCCGCGCCAGCACCAACGAGTTCCTGCTGCTCATCATTTTCCTGGCCCTGGGTGTGCTCATTTTCGCCACCATGATCTACTATGCCGAGCGCATTGGCGCCGACCCCAATGACATCCTGGGTTCCAACCACACCTACTTCAAGAATATCCCCATCGGCTTCTGGTGGGCCGTGGTCACCATGACAACCCTGGGCTACGGAGACATGTACCCCAAGACGTGGTCGGGGATGCTGGTCGGGGCGCTGTGTGCCCTGGCCGGGGTGCTCACCATCGCCATGCCGGTGCCCGTCATTGTGAACAACTTTGGCATGTACTATTCGCTGGCCATGGCCAAACAGAAGCTGCCCAAGAAGAAGAACAAACACATTCCCCGGCCCCCGCAGCCTGGCTCGCCCAACTATTGCAAGCCCGacccgcccccaccaccccccctccctcctcaccatGGCAGCGGCGGcatcagccccccaccccccatcacccCGCCCTCCATGGGGGTGACTGTGGCCGGGGCTTACCCGCCGGGCCCCCACACGCACCCCGGGCTGCTCAGGGGGGGAGCGGGGGGGCTCGGAATCATGGGGCTGcctcctctgccagcccctgGGGAGCCCTGCCCGTTGGCTCAGGAGGAAGTGGTTGAGATCAACCGGGCAG ATCCCCGCCCCAACGGGGACCCTGCAGCTGCTGCGCTTGCACATGAGGACTGCCCAGCCATTGACCAACCCGCCATGTCCCCGGAAGACAAGAGTCCCATCACCCCTGGGAGCCGGGGCCGCTACGGCCGGGACCGAGCCTGCTTCCTCCTCACCGACTACGCCCCATCCCCTGATGGCTCCATCCGGAAAG CTCTTGTCACCGCCTGA
- the KCNC3 gene encoding potassium voltage-gated channel subfamily C member 3 isoform X2, whose translation MLSSVCVSSFRGRQGASKQQPAPPPQPSESPPPLPSPQPPLPLLQQQQSAQPGPAASPAGPPAPRGPGGRRAEPCPGLPAAAMGRHGGGGGDSGKIVINVGGVRHETYRSTLRTLPGTRLAGLTEPEAAARFDYDPGADEFFFDRHPGVFAYVLNYYRTGKLHCPADVCGPLFEEELGFWGIDETDVEACCWMTYRQHRDAEEALDSFEAPDPSGAANAANATGAHDAGLDDEAGAGGGGLDGAGGELKRLCFQDAGGGAGGPPGGAGGAGGTWWRRWQPRVWALFEDPYSSRAARYVAFASLFFILISITTFCLETHEGFIHISNKTVTQASPIPGAPPENVTNVEVETEPFLTYVEGVCVVWFTFEFLMRITFCPDKVEFLKSSLNIIDCVAILPFYLEVGLSGLSSKAAKDVLGFLRVVRFVRILRIFKLTRHFVGLRVLGHTLRASTNEFLLLIIFLALGVLIFATMIYYAERIGADPNDILGSNHTYFKNIPIGFWWAVVTMTTLGYGDMYPKTWSGMLVGALCALAGVLTIAMPVPVIVNNFGMYYSLAMAKQKLPKKKNKHIPRPPQPGSPNYCKPDPPPPPPLPPHHGSGGISPPPPITPPSMGVTVAGAYPPGPHTHPGLLRGGAGGLGIMGLPPLPAPGEPCPLAQEEVVEINRADPRPNGDPAAAALAHEDCPAIDQPAMSPEDKSPITPGSRGRYGRDRACFLLTDYAPSPDGSIRKATGAPPLPPPDWRKPGPPSFLPDLNANAAAWISP comes from the exons ATGCTGAGCTCAGTCTGCGTCTCGTCCTTCCGCGGGCGCCAGGGGGCTAGCAAACAGCAGCCGGCGCCGCCGCCGCAGCCGTCCGAGTCCCCGCCACCGCTACCCTCGCCGCAACCGCCACTGCCgctgctgcagcagcagcaatctgcGCAGCCCGGTCCCGCCGCGTCCCCGGCGGGCCCCCCGGCACCCCGCGGGCCCGGGGGCAGGCGCGCCGAGCCATGCCCCGGGCTGCCGGCGGCGGCCATGGGGCGGcacggcggcggcggtggcgacAGTGGCAAGATCGTGATCAACGTGGGCGGCGTGCGCCATGAGACGTACCGCTCGACGCTGCGCACCCTGCCGGGGACGCGGCTGGCCGGCCTGACAGAGCCCGAGGCGGCGGCGCGTTTCGACTACGACCCGGGCGCCGATGAGTTCTTCTTTGACCGGCATCCGGGTGTCTTCGCCTACGTGCTCAACTACTACCGGACGGGCAAGCTGCACTGCCCGGCCGACGTGTGCGGGCCGCTCTTCGAGGAGGAGCTCGGCTTTTGGGGCATCGACGAGACCGACGTGGAGGCCTGCTGCTGGATGACCTACCGGCAGCACCGGGACGCCGAGGAAGCGCTCGACTCCTTCGAAGCACCCGACCCTTCGGGCGCCGCCAACGCTGCCAACGCCACGGGCGCCCACGACGCGGGTCTGGACGACGAggcgggcgcgggcggcggcggcctGGACGGCGCCGGCGGCGAGCTCAAGCGCCTCTGCTTCCAGGACGCGGGCGGCGGTGCCGGGGGCCCGCCAGGGGGCGCGGGCGGCGCGGGCGGCACGTGGTGGCGCCGCTGGCAGCCCCGGGTGTGGGCGCTCTTCGAGGACCCCTACTCGTCGCGGGCCGCCAGG TATGTGGCCTTCGCCTCCCTCTTCTTCATCCTCATCTCCATCACCACCTTCTGCCTGGAGACCCACGAGGGCTTCATCCACATCAGTAACAAGACAGTGACGCAAGCCTCCCCGATCCCTGGGGCTCCGCCGGAGAATGTCACCAATGTGGAGGTGGAGACGGAGCCCTTCCTGACCTATGTGGAGGGCGTGTGCGTGGTCTGGTTCACCTTTGAGTTTCTCATGCGCATCACCTTCTGCCCAGACAAGGTGGAATTTCTCAAGAGCAGCCTCAACATCATTGACTGTGTGGCCATCCTGCCCTTCTATCTGGAGGTGGGGCTCTCAGGCCTCAGCTCCAAGGCCGCCAAAGATGTGTTGGGCTTCCTGCGGGTCGTCCGCTTCGTCCGGATCCTGCGGATCTTCAAGCTCACGCGGCACTTCGTGGGGCTGCGCGTGCTCGGCCACACGCTCCGCGCCAGCACCAACGAGTTCCTGCTGCTCATCATTTTCCTGGCCCTGGGTGTGCTCATTTTCGCCACCATGATCTACTATGCCGAGCGCATTGGCGCCGACCCCAATGACATCCTGGGTTCCAACCACACCTACTTCAAGAATATCCCCATCGGCTTCTGGTGGGCCGTGGTCACCATGACAACCCTGGGCTACGGAGACATGTACCCCAAGACGTGGTCGGGGATGCTGGTCGGGGCGCTGTGTGCCCTGGCCGGGGTGCTCACCATCGCCATGCCGGTGCCCGTCATTGTGAACAACTTTGGCATGTACTATTCGCTGGCCATGGCCAAACAGAAGCTGCCCAAGAAGAAGAACAAACACATTCCCCGGCCCCCGCAGCCTGGCTCGCCCAACTATTGCAAGCCCGacccgcccccaccaccccccctccctcctcaccatGGCAGCGGCGGcatcagccccccaccccccatcacccCGCCCTCCATGGGGGTGACTGTGGCCGGGGCTTACCCGCCGGGCCCCCACACGCACCCCGGGCTGCTCAGGGGGGGAGCGGGGGGGCTCGGAATCATGGGGCTGcctcctctgccagcccctgGGGAGCCCTGCCCGTTGGCTCAGGAGGAAGTGGTTGAGATCAACCGGGCAG ATCCCCGCCCCAACGGGGACCCTGCAGCTGCTGCGCTTGCACATGAGGACTGCCCAGCCATTGACCAACCCGCCATGTCCCCGGAAGACAAGAGTCCCATCACCCCTGGGAGCCGGGGCCGCTACGGCCGGGACCGAGCCTGCTTCCTCCTCACCGACTACGCCCCATCCCCTGATGGCTCCATCCGGAAAG ccaccGGTGCTCCCCCACTGCCCCCCCCAGACTGGCGTAAGCCAGGCCCCCCAAGCTTCTTGCCCGACCTCAACGCCAACGCTGCGGCCTGGATATCCCCCTAG
- the KCNC3 gene encoding potassium voltage-gated channel subfamily C member 3 isoform X3: MLSSVCVSSFRGRQGASKQQPAPPPQPSESPPPLPSPQPPLPLLQQQQSAQPGPAASPAGPPAPRGPGGRRAEPCPGLPAAAMGRHGGGGGDSGKIVINVGGVRHETYRSTLRTLPGTRLAGLTEPEAAARFDYDPGADEFFFDRHPGVFAYVLNYYRTGKLHCPADVCGPLFEEELGFWGIDETDVEACCWMTYRQHRDAEEALDSFEAPDPSGAANAANATGAHDAGLDDEAGAGGGGLDGAGGELKRLCFQDAGGGAGGPPGGAGGAGGTWWRRWQPRVWALFEDPYSSRAARYVAFASLFFILISITTFCLETHEGFIHISNKTVTQASPIPGAPPENVTNVEVETEPFLTYVEGVCVVWFTFEFLMRITFCPDKVEFLKSSLNIIDCVAILPFYLEVGLSGLSSKAAKDVLGFLRVVRFVRILRIFKLTRHFVGLRVLGHTLRASTNEFLLLIIFLALGVLIFATMIYYAERIGADPNDILGSNHTYFKNIPIGFWWAVVTMTTLGYGDMYPKTWSGMLVGALCALAGVLTIAMPVPVIVNNFGMYYSLAMAKQKLPKKKNKHIPRPPQPGSPNYCKPDPPPPPPLPPHHGSGGISPPPPITPPSMGVTVAGAYPPGPHTHPGLLRGGAGGLGIMGLPPLPAPGEPCPLAQEEVVEINRADPRPNGDPAAAALAHEDCPAIDQPAMSPEDKSPITPGSRGRYGRDRACFLLTDYAPSPDGSIRKDWRKPGPPSFLPDLNANAAAWISP; encoded by the exons ATGCTGAGCTCAGTCTGCGTCTCGTCCTTCCGCGGGCGCCAGGGGGCTAGCAAACAGCAGCCGGCGCCGCCGCCGCAGCCGTCCGAGTCCCCGCCACCGCTACCCTCGCCGCAACCGCCACTGCCgctgctgcagcagcagcaatctgcGCAGCCCGGTCCCGCCGCGTCCCCGGCGGGCCCCCCGGCACCCCGCGGGCCCGGGGGCAGGCGCGCCGAGCCATGCCCCGGGCTGCCGGCGGCGGCCATGGGGCGGcacggcggcggcggtggcgacAGTGGCAAGATCGTGATCAACGTGGGCGGCGTGCGCCATGAGACGTACCGCTCGACGCTGCGCACCCTGCCGGGGACGCGGCTGGCCGGCCTGACAGAGCCCGAGGCGGCGGCGCGTTTCGACTACGACCCGGGCGCCGATGAGTTCTTCTTTGACCGGCATCCGGGTGTCTTCGCCTACGTGCTCAACTACTACCGGACGGGCAAGCTGCACTGCCCGGCCGACGTGTGCGGGCCGCTCTTCGAGGAGGAGCTCGGCTTTTGGGGCATCGACGAGACCGACGTGGAGGCCTGCTGCTGGATGACCTACCGGCAGCACCGGGACGCCGAGGAAGCGCTCGACTCCTTCGAAGCACCCGACCCTTCGGGCGCCGCCAACGCTGCCAACGCCACGGGCGCCCACGACGCGGGTCTGGACGACGAggcgggcgcgggcggcggcggcctGGACGGCGCCGGCGGCGAGCTCAAGCGCCTCTGCTTCCAGGACGCGGGCGGCGGTGCCGGGGGCCCGCCAGGGGGCGCGGGCGGCGCGGGCGGCACGTGGTGGCGCCGCTGGCAGCCCCGGGTGTGGGCGCTCTTCGAGGACCCCTACTCGTCGCGGGCCGCCAGG TATGTGGCCTTCGCCTCCCTCTTCTTCATCCTCATCTCCATCACCACCTTCTGCCTGGAGACCCACGAGGGCTTCATCCACATCAGTAACAAGACAGTGACGCAAGCCTCCCCGATCCCTGGGGCTCCGCCGGAGAATGTCACCAATGTGGAGGTGGAGACGGAGCCCTTCCTGACCTATGTGGAGGGCGTGTGCGTGGTCTGGTTCACCTTTGAGTTTCTCATGCGCATCACCTTCTGCCCAGACAAGGTGGAATTTCTCAAGAGCAGCCTCAACATCATTGACTGTGTGGCCATCCTGCCCTTCTATCTGGAGGTGGGGCTCTCAGGCCTCAGCTCCAAGGCCGCCAAAGATGTGTTGGGCTTCCTGCGGGTCGTCCGCTTCGTCCGGATCCTGCGGATCTTCAAGCTCACGCGGCACTTCGTGGGGCTGCGCGTGCTCGGCCACACGCTCCGCGCCAGCACCAACGAGTTCCTGCTGCTCATCATTTTCCTGGCCCTGGGTGTGCTCATTTTCGCCACCATGATCTACTATGCCGAGCGCATTGGCGCCGACCCCAATGACATCCTGGGTTCCAACCACACCTACTTCAAGAATATCCCCATCGGCTTCTGGTGGGCCGTGGTCACCATGACAACCCTGGGCTACGGAGACATGTACCCCAAGACGTGGTCGGGGATGCTGGTCGGGGCGCTGTGTGCCCTGGCCGGGGTGCTCACCATCGCCATGCCGGTGCCCGTCATTGTGAACAACTTTGGCATGTACTATTCGCTGGCCATGGCCAAACAGAAGCTGCCCAAGAAGAAGAACAAACACATTCCCCGGCCCCCGCAGCCTGGCTCGCCCAACTATTGCAAGCCCGacccgcccccaccaccccccctccctcctcaccatGGCAGCGGCGGcatcagccccccaccccccatcacccCGCCCTCCATGGGGGTGACTGTGGCCGGGGCTTACCCGCCGGGCCCCCACACGCACCCCGGGCTGCTCAGGGGGGGAGCGGGGGGGCTCGGAATCATGGGGCTGcctcctctgccagcccctgGGGAGCCCTGCCCGTTGGCTCAGGAGGAAGTGGTTGAGATCAACCGGGCAG ATCCCCGCCCCAACGGGGACCCTGCAGCTGCTGCGCTTGCACATGAGGACTGCCCAGCCATTGACCAACCCGCCATGTCCCCGGAAGACAAGAGTCCCATCACCCCTGGGAGCCGGGGCCGCTACGGCCGGGACCGAGCCTGCTTCCTCCTCACCGACTACGCCCCATCCCCTGATGGCTCCATCCGGAAAG ACTGGCGTAAGCCAGGCCCCCCAAGCTTCTTGCCCGACCTCAACGCCAACGCTGCGGCCTGGATATCCCCCTAG